A region of Pseudarthrobacter sp. NIBRBAC000502770 DNA encodes the following proteins:
- a CDS encoding deoxyribose-phosphate aldolase, with amino-acid sequence MTLTHAASTNAVDDNPRRYEHLSTIRLEDPDAVARAAKSRRHHPGVKAGRQNFIVAADHPARGALSVGSDPVAMADRRQLLDRLQIALANPAVDGVLASPDIMDDLLLLGALDGKLVFGSMNRGGLSGLVNEFDDRFTGHTAAALEALGADGGKMLTRICLGDPDTVATLEATAKAIDSLAERKLIAMVEPFLSVRENGRVRNDLSTNSVIKSIAIAEGLGSTSAYTWMKLPVVAEMERVMAATTMPTVLLGGDPDGSQDEVFATWGAALSLPGVQGLTVGRTLLYPADGDVAGAVAAAASLLHHTTELPEN; translated from the coding sequence GTGACCCTCACGCACGCCGCCTCGACCAACGCCGTGGATGACAATCCCCGCCGCTACGAGCACCTGAGCACCATCCGCCTCGAAGACCCGGACGCCGTGGCCCGCGCGGCGAAGTCCCGCCGCCACCACCCCGGCGTAAAGGCCGGCCGGCAGAACTTCATCGTCGCCGCCGACCACCCGGCGCGCGGTGCCCTGTCCGTCGGCAGCGACCCCGTGGCCATGGCGGACCGGCGCCAGTTGCTGGACCGGCTGCAGATCGCCTTGGCCAACCCGGCCGTTGACGGAGTCCTGGCCTCCCCGGACATCATGGACGACCTCCTCCTGCTGGGGGCCCTGGACGGCAAGCTGGTGTTCGGATCGATGAACCGCGGCGGCCTGTCCGGCCTGGTCAACGAGTTCGACGACCGGTTCACCGGCCACACCGCCGCCGCCCTCGAAGCGCTCGGTGCGGACGGCGGCAAGATGCTGACCCGTATCTGCCTGGGCGACCCGGACACCGTGGCGACCCTGGAAGCGACAGCCAAGGCCATCGATTCCCTGGCGGAGCGGAAATTGATCGCCATGGTGGAGCCGTTCCTGTCCGTCCGCGAAAATGGCCGGGTCCGCAACGACCTCTCCACCAACTCCGTGATCAAGTCCATCGCCATCGCCGAGGGCCTGGGTTCCACGAGCGCCTACACCTGGATGAAGCTTCCCGTGGTGGCGGAGATGGAACGCGTCATGGCCGCCACCACCATGCCAACCGTCCTCTTGGGCGGGGACCCGGACGGATCCCAGGACGAAGTCTTCGCCACCTGGGGAGCTGCCCTGTCCCTGCCCGGCGTCCAGGGCCTCACCGTTGGCCGTACCCTCCTATACCCCGCGGACGGGGACGTCGCCGGCGCCGTTGCCGCGGCAGCCTCGCTCCTGCACCACACCACAGAACTCCCGGAGAACTAG
- the iolD gene encoding 3D-(3,5/4)-trihydroxycyclohexane-1,2-dione acylhydrolase (decyclizing): protein MGTTTRRMTVAQAVVEYLSKQYTVDTVGGVDYSERLIPGTFGIFGHGNVAGVGQALKQYQQQDPALMPYYQGRNEQAQVHQAVGYARHTRRRQTYAISTSIGPGSSNLLTGAALATTNRLPVLLLPSDTFATRAADPVLQQLEQPYAYDITVNDAFRPLSKFFDRVNRPEQLFSAFHHGLRVLTDPAETGAVTISLPQDVQAEAFDVPAEFLAEREWRIRRPEADDEDIARAAAAIRAAKRPLIIAGGGVLYAYANEELAKFAELTGIPVGNTQAGVGVLPWDHQFSLGAIGSTGTTAANAIAAAADLVIGIGTRYEDFTTASRTAFQNPDVKFVNINVAPIDAYKHGTALPIVADARKALVKLNAALGGYRVGADLEQTVAAEKKRWNATVDEAFDTRYTPLPAQNEIIGATNRAMDARDVVICAAGSLPGDLHKMWRVRDPFGYHVEYAYSCMGYEIPGGLGVKRAAIAEAARTTAAGGSGDQVRDVVVMVGDGSYLMMHTELVTAVAERIKLIVVLIQNHGYASIGSLSESLGSQRFGTQYRALDEEQHSFDNGETLPVDLALNAESLGVKVIRIEPGGKVIAELEQAIRDAKAAPENSGPILIHVESDPLLDAPSSESWWDVPVSQVSELDSTKQAFQTYVDHKSRQRKLLG from the coding sequence ATGGGCACAACTACGCGCAGGATGACGGTGGCCCAGGCCGTCGTCGAATACCTTTCCAAGCAGTACACCGTGGACACGGTGGGCGGCGTTGACTACAGTGAGCGGCTGATTCCGGGCACGTTCGGGATTTTCGGGCACGGCAACGTGGCCGGCGTGGGCCAGGCGCTGAAGCAGTACCAGCAGCAGGACCCGGCCCTGATGCCCTACTACCAGGGCCGGAACGAGCAGGCCCAGGTCCATCAGGCCGTCGGCTATGCCCGGCACACCCGCCGCCGCCAGACCTACGCCATCAGCACCTCGATCGGTCCGGGTTCGTCCAACCTGCTCACCGGCGCCGCCCTGGCCACCACCAACCGGCTCCCGGTGCTGCTGCTGCCGTCCGATACGTTTGCCACCCGCGCGGCCGACCCCGTCCTGCAGCAGCTGGAGCAGCCGTACGCCTATGACATCACCGTCAACGACGCGTTCCGGCCGCTGTCCAAGTTCTTCGACCGGGTGAACCGTCCGGAGCAGCTCTTCTCCGCGTTCCACCACGGACTGCGGGTCCTGACGGACCCCGCCGAGACCGGCGCTGTCACGATTTCGCTGCCGCAGGACGTCCAGGCCGAGGCCTTCGACGTCCCCGCCGAGTTCCTGGCGGAGCGGGAGTGGCGGATCCGCCGCCCCGAGGCCGACGACGAGGACATCGCCCGCGCCGCCGCAGCCATCCGCGCCGCGAAGCGTCCGCTGATCATCGCCGGCGGCGGCGTCCTCTACGCCTATGCCAACGAGGAACTGGCAAAGTTCGCCGAGCTGACCGGGATTCCGGTGGGTAACACGCAGGCAGGCGTCGGCGTGCTGCCGTGGGACCACCAGTTCTCCCTCGGTGCCATTGGTTCCACGGGCACGACGGCGGCCAACGCCATCGCCGCCGCGGCGGACCTGGTCATCGGCATCGGCACCCGCTACGAGGACTTCACCACTGCGTCCCGGACCGCGTTCCAGAACCCCGACGTGAAGTTCGTGAACATCAACGTCGCCCCGATCGACGCCTACAAGCACGGCACCGCGCTGCCGATCGTTGCCGATGCCCGCAAAGCCCTGGTCAAGCTCAACGCAGCCTTGGGCGGTTACCGGGTCGGGGCGGACCTGGAACAGACGGTCGCCGCCGAGAAGAAGCGCTGGAACGCCACCGTGGACGAGGCGTTCGACACCCGGTACACCCCGTTGCCGGCGCAGAACGAGATCATCGGCGCCACCAACCGGGCCATGGACGCCCGCGACGTGGTCATCTGCGCCGCCGGGTCCCTGCCCGGTGACCTGCACAAGATGTGGCGCGTGCGGGACCCGTTCGGCTACCACGTCGAATACGCCTACTCCTGCATGGGCTACGAGATCCCCGGCGGACTGGGAGTCAAGCGCGCCGCCATCGCCGAAGCAGCACGTACGACGGCGGCAGGCGGGTCGGGTGATCAGGTGCGGGACGTCGTCGTGATGGTGGGGGACGGCTCCTACCTGATGATGCACACGGAGTTGGTCACCGCCGTCGCCGAACGCATCAAGCTGATCGTGGTCCTGATCCAGAACCACGGCTACGCCTCCATCGGCTCCCTTTCCGAATCCCTCGGGTCCCAGCGGTTTGGCACCCAGTACCGGGCGCTGGACGAGGAGCAGCACAGCTTCGACAACGGCGAGACCCTGCCGGTGGACCTGGCCCTTAACGCCGAGTCCCTGGGCGTGAAGGTCATCCGGATCGAGCCCGGCGGGAAAGTCATCGCCGAACTGGAACAGGCCATCCGCGACGCCAAGGCCGCCCCCGAGAACAGCGGCCCGATCCTGATCCACGTCGAATCGGACCCGCTCCTTGACGCCCCGTCCTCCGAGTCCTGGTGGGACGTCCCCGTTTCGCAGGTCTCCGAACTGGACTCCACCAAGCAGGCCTTCCAGACCTACGTCGACCACAAGTCCCGCCAGCGCAAACTGCTCGGCTAA
- a CDS encoding CoA-acylating methylmalonate-semialdehyde dehydrogenase, with protein sequence MTATTTETTVINHFINGAETAGEGDRTTNVYNPATGAVTGELRLANRADLDTAVAAARKAADTWGDISLAKRTPVLFKFRELVAAHVDELAELVTAEHGKVLSDAKGEIGRGLEVVEYACGIPTLLKGDYSDQVSTGIDVFSFREPLGVVAGITPFNFPVMVPLWMAPMAIATGNAFILKPSERDPSASLLLARLWKEAGLPDGVFQVLHGDKETVDGLLTHPDVDGISFVGSTPIAQYVHETATKQGKRVQALGGAKNHAIILPDADLDNAADHLAAAAFGSAGERCMAISVAVAVGDAADALVAKVQERAEAVQVNNGTEPGAEMGPVITPASRERIVKIVTEAETAGAAMVVDGRDLVVPGHENGFWVGPTVIDHVKTEMTAYKEEIFGPVLVVVRVDTLEDGITLINANPYGNGTAIFTSSGAAARKFQRSVTVGMIGINVPLPVPVAYHSFGGWKASLFGDKHIYGPEGVSFYTRGKVVTSRWPETHHASGASYNFPSN encoded by the coding sequence ATGACTGCCACCACCACCGAAACCACGGTTATCAACCACTTCATTAACGGCGCCGAGACCGCCGGCGAAGGCGACCGCACCACGAACGTGTACAACCCGGCCACCGGTGCGGTGACCGGCGAACTGCGCCTGGCCAACCGGGCCGACCTGGACACCGCCGTCGCCGCCGCCCGCAAAGCCGCCGACACCTGGGGCGACATTTCCCTGGCCAAGCGAACCCCCGTGCTGTTCAAGTTCCGCGAGCTCGTCGCCGCCCACGTCGATGAACTGGCCGAGCTGGTCACCGCCGAGCACGGCAAAGTCCTCTCCGACGCCAAGGGCGAGATCGGGCGCGGCCTGGAGGTCGTCGAATACGCCTGCGGCATCCCCACCCTGCTCAAGGGCGACTACTCGGACCAGGTCTCCACCGGCATCGATGTGTTCTCCTTCCGCGAGCCGCTCGGCGTGGTCGCGGGCATCACGCCGTTCAACTTCCCGGTCATGGTGCCGTTGTGGATGGCGCCGATGGCGATCGCCACCGGCAACGCGTTCATCCTCAAGCCCTCCGAACGCGACCCCTCCGCCTCGCTGCTGCTGGCCAGGCTGTGGAAGGAGGCCGGGCTGCCGGACGGTGTGTTCCAGGTCCTGCACGGCGACAAGGAAACGGTCGACGGGCTGCTGACCCACCCGGACGTGGACGGCATCTCCTTCGTCGGGTCCACCCCGATCGCCCAGTACGTCCACGAAACCGCCACGAAGCAGGGCAAGCGCGTCCAGGCCCTGGGCGGGGCAAAGAACCACGCCATCATTCTGCCCGACGCCGACCTGGACAACGCCGCCGACCACCTCGCCGCCGCTGCGTTCGGCTCCGCCGGGGAACGCTGCATGGCCATCTCGGTCGCCGTCGCCGTTGGAGACGCCGCCGACGCCCTGGTCGCCAAAGTCCAGGAACGCGCCGAAGCCGTCCAGGTCAACAACGGCACCGAACCCGGCGCCGAAATGGGGCCGGTCATCACCCCGGCCTCCAGGGAACGCATCGTCAAGATTGTCACAGAGGCGGAAACTGCCGGCGCCGCCATGGTGGTGGACGGCCGCGACCTCGTGGTCCCGGGCCACGAGAACGGCTTCTGGGTGGGCCCCACCGTCATCGACCACGTGAAGACCGAAATGACCGCTTACAAAGAGGAAATCTTCGGACCCGTCCTCGTCGTGGTCCGCGTCGACACCCTTGAAGACGGCATCACGCTGATCAACGCCAACCCCTACGGGAACGGCACCGCCATCTTCACCTCCTCCGGCGCCGCCGCCCGCAAGTTCCAGCGGTCGGTGACCGTGGGCATGATCGGCATCAATGTGCCCCTCCCGGTCCCGGTGGCGTACCACTCCTTCGGCGGCTGGAAAGCATCCCTCTTCGGCGACAAGCACATCTACGGACCCGAAGGCGTATCCTTCTACACCCGCGGCAAGGTGGTCACTTCCCGCTGGCCCGAAACCCACCACGCCTCCGGCGCCTCCTACAACTTCCCCTCCAACTGA
- a CDS encoding sugar phosphate isomerase/epimerase: MTENKLIIGTAPDSWGVWFADDPKQTPWERFLDEVAESGYKWIELGPYGYLPTDPARLAEELKQRDLQISAGTVFTAFHRGLDQWETAWEPARKVAELTAAMGGEHIVVIPAMWRDDVTGEAVESGTLDDKAWSDLFDGHNRLGKTLLEDFGLKQQFHSHADSHVGAQADIETLLGATDPQYLNLCLDTGHAEYCGASSLELIKNYPDRIGYLHLKQINPDILRRVNAENMTWAAANLAGVMTEPPNGLPDLRAVIDAVETLNRPIFGIVEQDMYPVAFDVPMPIAKRTRSYLLSCGSRTAVS, encoded by the coding sequence ATGACTGAGAACAAGCTGATCATCGGCACGGCGCCGGACTCCTGGGGCGTCTGGTTCGCGGATGACCCCAAGCAGACCCCGTGGGAACGCTTCCTGGACGAGGTGGCCGAATCCGGCTACAAGTGGATCGAACTGGGCCCCTACGGCTACCTGCCCACAGACCCCGCCCGCCTGGCGGAGGAACTCAAGCAGCGCGACCTGCAGATCTCCGCCGGCACGGTGTTCACCGCCTTCCACCGTGGCCTGGACCAGTGGGAAACAGCCTGGGAGCCGGCCCGCAAGGTGGCTGAACTGACGGCGGCCATGGGCGGTGAGCACATCGTGGTCATCCCGGCCATGTGGCGCGACGACGTCACAGGCGAAGCCGTGGAAAGCGGCACCCTGGACGACAAGGCCTGGAGCGACCTGTTTGACGGCCACAACCGCCTGGGCAAGACCCTCCTGGAGGACTTCGGCCTGAAGCAGCAGTTCCACTCCCATGCCGACTCCCACGTGGGCGCGCAGGCGGACATCGAGACGCTGCTCGGTGCCACGGACCCGCAGTACCTGAACCTCTGCCTGGACACCGGCCACGCCGAATACTGCGGCGCCTCCAGCCTGGAACTGATCAAGAATTACCCGGACCGGATCGGCTACCTGCACCTGAAGCAGATCAACCCGGACATCCTCAGGCGGGTCAACGCGGAAAACATGACCTGGGCAGCTGCCAACCTGGCCGGCGTCATGACCGAACCGCCCAACGGCCTGCCGGACCTGCGCGCCGTCATCGACGCCGTGGAAACGCTCAACCGGCCCATCTTCGGCATCGTGGAGCAGGACATGTATCCCGTGGCCTTCGACGTCCCCATGCCCATTGCCAAGCGCACGCGCAGCTACCTGCTGTCCTGCGGCTCCCGCACCGCCGTCAGCTAA
- a CDS encoding Gfo/Idh/MocA family protein, with protein sequence MTETLRVAVIGAGRMGADHIQRLNKRIHGAEVAAVVDVDLARAQAAIEGIPGAVALADAEEALNNGDVNAVLIATPGFLHEDILLKALARDIPILCEKPLTPDAASSWKIVEAEVALGHKRIQVGFMRRFDAEYATLGSIIRNHELGELLMLHHQHRNPSTPEGFTNEMLINDSVVHEFDAIRFFTGEEITSVQVRLGKATRNAPNGQHDPQHVLLETESGVLADVEIYVNAKFGYEVATQASFEDGIVSIGGDKGPYTRSSGRWGGNVTPGFEERFGAAYDVEIQSWVDAALKGEIGGPSAWDGYATAACCEAGVEAQKNGEKVAVKLAAKPDLYK encoded by the coding sequence ATGACTGAAACCCTCCGCGTCGCCGTCATCGGCGCAGGCCGCATGGGCGCCGACCACATCCAGCGCCTCAACAAGCGCATCCACGGAGCCGAAGTTGCCGCCGTCGTCGACGTCGACCTTGCCCGAGCCCAGGCCGCCATCGAAGGCATTCCGGGCGCCGTGGCCCTCGCCGATGCCGAGGAAGCGCTCAACAACGGCGATGTCAACGCCGTCCTGATCGCCACCCCCGGCTTCCTGCACGAGGACATCCTGCTCAAGGCCCTCGCCAGGGATATCCCGATCCTCTGCGAAAAACCGCTCACCCCCGACGCCGCATCCTCCTGGAAGATCGTCGAGGCAGAGGTGGCTCTGGGCCACAAGCGGATCCAGGTGGGCTTCATGCGCCGCTTCGACGCCGAGTACGCCACGCTGGGTTCCATCATCCGCAACCACGAACTCGGCGAACTGTTGATGCTGCACCACCAGCACCGCAACCCGAGCACCCCCGAGGGCTTCACCAACGAGATGCTGATCAACGACTCCGTGGTCCACGAGTTCGACGCCATCCGGTTCTTCACGGGTGAGGAAATCACCAGTGTCCAGGTTCGCCTGGGCAAGGCCACCCGGAACGCCCCGAACGGCCAGCACGACCCCCAGCACGTCCTGCTGGAGACCGAGTCCGGCGTGCTGGCCGACGTCGAAATCTACGTCAACGCCAAGTTCGGCTACGAGGTGGCCACCCAGGCCTCGTTCGAGGACGGCATCGTCAGCATCGGCGGCGACAAGGGGCCCTACACCCGCAGCTCCGGCCGCTGGGGCGGCAACGTCACCCCGGGCTTCGAAGAGCGCTTCGGTGCGGCGTACGACGTCGAAATCCAGTCATGGGTTGATGCGGCACTTAAGGGCGAAATCGGCGGCCCCTCCGCCTGGGACGGGTACGCCACCGCGGCGTGCTGCGAAGCAGGCGTCGAAGCGCAGAAGAATGGTGAAAAGGTCGCCGTGAAGCTGGCCGCAAAGCCCGACCTTTACAAGTAG
- a CDS encoding sugar phosphate isomerase/epimerase has translation MKIALDPTPFHHSHSLLEFPKVVADLGYKYMQMTPHADFIPFFNHPKADDELVGQLKKACKDAGIEIASVLPVLRWSGPDEDAREAAVRYWKRAIQITVDLGVSTMNTEFSGRPEKAEESERAFYRSMEELLPIIEREGIDLLIDPHPDDFVEEGLAAIRVIRGVNSKNVGMVYVASHSFHMKNSPLDIMRAAGDKVRLVHVADTMDHHASHGLRYITNPPGNPVRVHQHLKIGDGDVNWDEFFGGLKEIGFLDRENTVMVSSVFAENEYAEEVSRYQLETMKQYVQKVSL, from the coding sequence GTGAAAATCGCACTTGACCCCACCCCGTTCCACCACTCGCACAGCCTGCTGGAGTTCCCCAAGGTGGTGGCGGACCTTGGCTACAAGTACATGCAGATGACCCCGCACGCGGACTTCATCCCCTTCTTCAACCACCCCAAGGCGGACGATGAGCTGGTGGGCCAGCTGAAGAAAGCCTGCAAGGATGCCGGAATCGAGATCGCCTCGGTCCTGCCGGTGCTTCGCTGGTCCGGCCCGGACGAGGACGCGCGTGAGGCCGCCGTCCGCTACTGGAAACGTGCCATCCAGATCACCGTGGACCTGGGCGTCAGCACCATGAACACCGAGTTCAGCGGCAGGCCGGAAAAGGCCGAGGAATCCGAGCGGGCGTTCTACCGTTCCATGGAGGAACTGCTGCCCATCATCGAGCGTGAGGGCATCGACCTGCTGATCGACCCCCACCCCGACGACTTCGTGGAGGAAGGCCTCGCCGCCATCCGCGTGATCCGGGGCGTGAACTCGAAGAACGTCGGCATGGTCTATGTGGCGTCGCACAGCTTCCACATGAAGAACTCCCCGCTGGACATCATGCGGGCGGCGGGGGACAAGGTCCGCCTGGTCCACGTGGCCGACACCATGGACCACCACGCCTCACACGGGCTGCGCTACATCACCAACCCGCCGGGCAACCCGGTCCGCGTCCACCAGCACCTGAAGATCGGCGACGGCGACGTCAACTGGGACGAGTTCTTCGGCGGCCTGAAGGAAATCGGCTTCCTGGACCGCGAGAATACTGTGATGGTCTCCAGCGTCTTTGCCGAAAACGAATATGCCGAAGAGGTCTCCCGCTACCAGCTGGAAACCATGAAGCAGTACGTCCAAAAGGTAAGCCTATGA